In a genomic window of Lepisosteus oculatus isolate fLepOcu1 chromosome 3, fLepOcu1.hap2, whole genome shotgun sequence:
- the LOC102698934 gene encoding prostaglandin E2 receptor EP4 subtype → MNGSSECPKTFPKDPTIPAIMFIFGVVGNVIAIVVLCKSRKEQKETTFYTLVCGLAVTDLLGTMLVSPVTIATYVKGSWPGGDPLCQYSGFILLFFSLSGLSIICAMSIERYMAINHAYFYNHYVDKKLAGLTLFAIYFSNILFCALPSMGLGHVKMQYPCTWCFIDWRSNKSIHAAFSYMYAGYSSFLILATVVCNILVCGALIRMHRKFVRRTSLGTDQGRIADLRRRRSFGRLAGAEIQMVILLIATSVVILICSIPLVVQVFINQLYQPQVETKIENNLDLQAIRIASVNPILDPWIYILLRKAVVLKLIEKIKCLFCRIGGRRRRTGGNFHCIDGQRSSVLSRDSPSLVSRELREVSSTSQTLLYLPENGENFIGSFRTGQGRLDSGNSVDRSSFRNLRSSDSSHEQDLECSNLVKQSGCLSPSNMNRSPTYQKDQALHVTFTAETLNLQEKCI, encoded by the exons ATGAATGGCAGCAGCGAATGTCCGAAAACTTTCCCCAAGGACCCAACAATTCCTgctataatgtttatttttggggTCGTTGGGAATGTGATCGCAATCGTCGTGCTTTGCAAATCCCGCAAGGAGCAGAAAGAGACAACTTTCTACACGCTAGTCTGTGGTCTGGCTGTGACTGACCTCCTGGGGACAATGCTCGTTAGCCCTGTCACCATTGCCACATACGTGAAAGGATCCTGGCCGGGTGGTGACCCTCTGTGCCAGTACTCCGGGTTCATTCTGCTCTTCTTTTCGCTGTCAGGTCTCAGCATAATCTGTGCCATGTCGATTGAAAGGTACATGGCTATCAACCATGCGTACTTCTATAACCATTATGTGGACAAAAAACTCGCAGGCTTAACTCTCTTTGCCATTTATTTTTCGAACATCCTGTTTTGCGCCTTGCCCAGCATGGGCTTGGGACACGTAAAGATGCAGTACCCCTGCACCTGGTGCTTCATTGACTGGAGAAGTAATAAGAGCATACACGCAGCGTTCTCCTACATGTACGCGGGATACAGTTCTTTTCTCATCTTGGCCACGGTGGTCTGTAATATCCTGGTGTGCGGAGCCCTTATCAGGATGCACAGAAAGTTTGTTAGGAGGACATCGCTTGGCACGGATCAAGGCAGGATTGCAGACCTTCGGAGGAGAAGGAGTTTTGGGCGTCTGGCTGGAGCAGAAATCCAAATGGTCATCTTGCTTATAGCCACATCTGTGGTAATCCTCATCTGTTCGATACCGCTGGTT GTGCAAGTGTTTATTAACCAGCTGTACCAGCCTCAAGTGGAAACGAAGATTGAAAACAATCTCGATCTCCAAGCAATTCGCATTGCATCGGTGAATCCCATCTTGGATCCCTGGATCTACATTCTGTTGCGCAAAGCTGTTGTCCTGAAGCTCATTGAGAAGATCAAGTGCCTGTTCTGTAGGATTGGTGGGCGAAGAAGGCGGACAGGAGGCAACTTCCACTGCATAGATGGAcagaggtcatcagtgctctcCCGTGATTCACCATCCCTTGTGTCTCGGGAGCTAAGGGAAGTCAGCAGTACTTCCCAAACTTTATTGTACCTCCCAGAAAATGGAGAGAACTTCATTGGGAGTTTTAGGACAGGACAAGGAAGGTTGGACTCAGGCAACTCTGTTGACCGGTCTTCTTTTAGAAACTTGCGGAGCTCCGATTCTTCACATGAGCAGGATTTAGAATGCAGCAATTTAGTAAAGCAATCTGGCTGCTTGAGCCCTTCGAATATGAACCGGTCACCTACGTATCAAAAGGACCAGGCTCTGCATGTGACTTTTACAGCTGAAACATTAAAtttgcaggaaaaatgtatataG